Proteins encoded together in one Helicobacter pylori window:
- the gyrA gene encoding DNA topoisomerase (ATP-hydrolyzing) subunit A has protein sequence MQDNSVQDNSVNETKNIVEVGIDSSIEESYLAYSMSVIIGRALPDARDGLKPVHRRILYAMHELGLTSKVAYKKSARIVGDVIGKYHPHGDNAVYDALVRMAQDFSMRLELVDGQGNFGSIDGDNAAAMRYTEARMTKASEEILRDIDKDTIDFVPNYDDTLKEPDILPSRLPNLLVNGANGIAVGMATSIPPHRIDETIDALAHVLENPNAELDEILEFVKGPDFPTGGIIYGKAGIVEAYKTGRGRVKVRAKVHVEKTKNKEIIVLDEMPFQTNKAKLVEQISDLAREKQIEGISEVRDESDREGIRVVIELKRDAMSEIVLNHLYKLTTMETTFSIILLAIYNKEPKIFTLLELLHLFLNHRKTIIIRRTIFELEKAKARVHILEGYLIALDNIDEIVRLIKTSPSPEAAKNALMERFTLSEIQSKAILEMRLQRLTGLERDKIKEEYQNLLELIDDLNGILKSEERLNEVVKTELLEVKEQFSSPRRTEIQESYENIDIEDLIANEPMVVSMSYKGYVKRVDLKVYEKQNRGGKGKLSGSTYEDDFIENFFVANTHDILLFITNKGQLYHLKVYKIPEASRIAMGKAVVNLISLAPDEKIMATLSTKDFSDEHSLAFFTKNGVVKRTNLSEFGSNRSYSGIRAIVLDEGDELVSAKVVDKNAKHLLIASHLGIFIKFPLEDVREIGRTTRGVKGIRLAENDFVVGAVVISDDGNKLLSVSENGLGKQTLAEAYREQSRGGKGVIGMRLTQKTGNLVSVISVDDENLDLMILTASAKMIRVSIKDIRETGRNASGVKLINTADKVMYVNSCPKEEEPENLENPPTQLFE, from the coding sequence ATGCAAGATAATTCAGTCCAAGATAATTCAGTCAATGAAACAAAAAATATTGTAGAAGTGGGGATTGATTCTTCTATTGAAGAGAGCTATTTAGCTTATTCCATGAGCGTGATCATAGGGCGCGCTTTACCGGACGCTAGAGACGGCTTAAAGCCTGTGCATAGGCGTATTTTGTATGCGATGCATGAATTAGGCCTTACTTCCAAAGTCGCTTACAAAAAAAGCGCTAGAATCGTGGGTGATGTGATTGGTAAATACCACCCCCATGGCGATAACGCGGTTTATGATGCGCTAGTGAGAATGGCGCAAGATTTTTCTATGCGTTTGGAATTAGTGGATGGGCAGGGCAACTTTGGCTCCATTGATGGCGATAACGCTGCAGCGATGCGTTACACTGAAGCCAGAATGACCAAGGCGAGTGAAGAAATTTTAAGGGATATTGATAAAGACACCATTGATTTTGTGCCTAATTATGATGACACCTTAAAAGAGCCAGATATTTTACCAAGCCGTCTGCCTAACCTTTTAGTCAATGGGGCTAATGGGATCGCTGTAGGGATGGCGACTTCTATCCCCCCCCACAGGATTGATGAAACCATAGACGCTTTAGCGCATGTCTTAGAAAACCCTAACGCTGAATTAGATGAAATTTTGGAATTTGTCAAAGGGCCTGACTTTCCCACCGGTGGGATCATCTATGGCAAGGCGGGCATTGTTGAAGCCTATAAAACGGGGCGAGGGCGCGTGAAAGTGCGGGCCAAAGTGCATGTGGAAAAGACAAAAAATAAAGAAATCATCGTTTTAGATGAAATGCCTTTCCAAACCAATAAAGCCAAATTAGTGGAACAAATCAGCGATTTAGCGCGAGAAAAACAAATTGAAGGCATTAGCGAAGTGCGCGATGAGAGCGATAGAGAGGGCATTAGAGTGGTGATTGAATTAAAAAGAGACGCAATGAGTGAAATTGTCTTAAACCACCTTTACAAACTCACCACCATGGAGACCACTTTTAGCATCATTTTACTCGCCATTTACAATAAAGAGCCTAAGATTTTCACGCTTTTAGAGTTGTTGCACCTTTTCTTAAACCACAGAAAGACCATTATTATAAGACGCACGATTTTTGAATTGGAAAAGGCTAAGGCCAGAGTGCATATTTTAGAGGGCTATTTGATCGCCTTGGACAATATTGATGAAATCGTGCGACTCATTAAAACAAGCCCAAGCCCAGAAGCGGCTAAAAACGCCTTAATGGAGCGTTTCACTTTGAGCGAAATCCAAAGCAAAGCCATTTTAGAAATGCGTTTGCAACGCTTAACAGGCCTTGAAAGGGATAAGATCAAAGAAGAATACCAAAACTTGCTAGAACTTATTGATGATCTCAATGGCATTTTAAAGAGCGAAGAACGCTTGAATGAGGTCGTCAAAACAGAGCTTTTAGAAGTCAAAGAGCAATTTTCTTCTCCAAGGCGCACTGAAATTCAAGAATCTTATGAAAATATTGACATAGAAGATTTGATCGCTAATGAGCCTATGGTGGTGAGCATGAGCTATAAAGGCTATGTGAAAAGAGTGGATTTAAAAGTTTATGAAAAGCAAAATCGTGGCGGTAAGGGCAAGCTTTCAGGCAGCACTTATGAAGACGATTTCATTGAAAACTTTTTTGTGGCTAACACGCATGATATTTTGCTCTTTATCACCAATAAGGGGCAATTGTATCATTTGAAAGTCTATAAAATCCCAGAAGCGAGCCGGATCGCTATGGGTAAAGCCGTTGTGAATTTAATCTCGCTCGCTCCGGATGAAAAGATCATGGCAACCCTAAGCACTAAAGACTTTAGCGATGAGCACTCTTTAGCTTTCTTCACAAAAAATGGGGTGGTGAAGCGCACCAATTTGAGCGAATTTGGGAGCAATAGGAGTTATAGCGGTATCAGAGCGATTGTTTTAGATGAAGGCGATGAATTAGTGAGCGCAAAAGTTGTGGATAAAAACGCTAAGCATTTGCTCATCGCATCGCATTTGGGCATTTTCATTAAATTCCCTTTAGAAGATGTGCGCGAGATCGGAAGAACTACTCGTGGGGTTAAGGGTATTAGATTGGCTGAAAACGATTTTGTTGTCGGTGCGGTCGTTATTAGCGATGATGGCAACAAGCTTTTGAGCGTGAGCGAGAACGGGCTTGGCAAGCAAACTTTAGCCGAAGCGTATAGAGAGCAATCTCGTGGAGGTAAGGGGGTCATTGGCATGAGGCTCACTCAAAAAACCGGCAATCTAGTGAGCGTTATCAGCGTGGATGATGAAAACTTGGATTTGATGATCCTTACTGCAAGCGCGAAAATGATCAGAGTTTCTATTAAAGATATTAGAGAAACCGGAAGAAACGCTAGTGGGGTAAAGCTCATAAACACCGCCGATAAAGTCATGTATGTCAATTCTTGCCCCAAAGAAGAAGAGCCAGAAAATTTAGAAAACCCTCCTACACAATTATTTGAGTGA
- a CDS encoding sigma-54-dependent Fis family transcriptional regulator: protein MKIAIVEDDINMRKSLELFFELQDDLEIVSFKNPKDALAKLDESFDLVITDINMPHMDGLEFLRLLEGKYESIVITGNATLNKAIDSIRLGVKDFFQKPFKPELLLESIYRTKKVLEFQKKHPLEKPLKKAPKHSFLATSKALEETKRQALKVASTDANVMLLGESGVGKEVFAHFIHQHSHRSKHPFIAINMSAIPEHLLESELFGYQKGAFTDATVPKMGLFESANKGTIFLDEIAEMPLQLQSKLLRVVQEKEITRLGDNKSVKIDVRFISATNANMKEKIASKEFREDLFFRLQIVPITIAPLRERVEEILPIAEIKLKEVCEAYHLGPKSFSKNAAKRLLEYSWHGNVRELLGVVERAAILSEGAEIQEKDLFLER from the coding sequence ATGAAAATCGCCATTGTAGAAGATGATATTAACATGCGTAAAAGCCTGGAGCTTTTTTTTGAGCTTCAAGACGATTTAGAGATTGTGAGTTTTAAAAACCCTAAAGACGCTTTAGCCAAGTTAGATGAAAGCTTTGATTTAGTCATCACGGATATTAACATGCCCCATATGGACGGCTTGGAATTTTTACGCCTTTTAGAGGGCAAATATGAATCCATTGTGATTACCGGTAATGCGACCTTGAATAAAGCCATTGATTCCATTCGTTTGGGCGTGAAAGACTTTTTCCAAAAACCTTTTAAACCAGAATTGCTTTTAGAGTCCATCTATCGCACTAAAAAAGTTTTAGAATTTCAAAAAAAACACCCTCTAGAAAAACCTTTAAAAAAAGCCCCCAAACACAGCTTTTTAGCCACTTCAAAAGCTTTAGAAGAAACCAAACGACAGGCCTTAAAAGTCGCAAGCACGGACGCTAATGTCATGCTATTAGGCGAAAGCGGGGTGGGCAAGGAAGTTTTTGCTCATTTCATCCACCAGCATTCTCATCGATCCAAACACCCTTTTATCGCAATCAACATGTCCGCAATCCCAGAGCATCTATTAGAAAGCGAGCTTTTTGGGTATCAAAAAGGGGCGTTCACGGACGCCACAGTGCCTAAAATGGGGCTTTTTGAGAGCGCTAATAAAGGCACGATCTTTTTAGATGAAATCGCTGAAATGCCCCTTCAATTGCAAAGCAAACTTTTAAGAGTGGTTCAAGAAAAAGAAATCACGCGCCTTGGGGATAATAAGAGCGTTAAAATTGATGTTCGTTTCATTTCCGCTACCAACGCTAACATGAAAGAAAAAATCGCTTCAAAAGAATTTAGAGAAGATTTGTTTTTCCGCTTGCAAATCGTGCCTATAACTATCGCGCCTTTAAGAGAGAGGGTAGAAGAGATTTTGCCCATTGCTGAAATCAAGCTTAAAGAAGTGTGCGAGGCGTATCATTTGGGACCAAAATCTTTTTCAAAAAACGCCGCAAAACGCCTTTTAGAATATTCTTGGCATGGGAATGTGCGAGAGCTTTTAGGCGTCGTGGAAAGAGCGGCGATTTTAAGCGAAGGAGCAGAAATCCAAGAGAAAGATTTGTTTTTGGAAAGGTAG
- a CDS encoding DUF262 domain-containing protein, which yields MKVTQGTINDFFALTNTIFSIFIHQRNHTREEENCGKLLQDIVNISKNKKTHFMGSITILSIK from the coding sequence ATGAAAGTAACACAAGGCACCATTAACGACTTTTTTGCCCTAACAAACACGATATTTTCTATCTTTATACACCAGCGAAACCACACTCGGGAAGAAGAAAATTGTGGAAAATTACTGCAAGATATTGTCAATATCTCTAAAAATAAGAAAACGCATTTTATGGGTTCTATCACTATACTTTCAATAAAATAA
- a CDS encoding acetone carboxylase subunit gamma, translating to MVMSKYTQEQIKNLVEGNLDWNTVLKMLSMPKDHERFQMYLKVLQDKVDFDDKIVLPLGPHLFVVQDPQKKWVIKCSCGHAFCAPEENWKLHANIYVRDTAEKMEEVYPKLLASDTHWQVYREYICPDCGILLDVEAPTPWYPVIHDFEPDIEVFYKDWLGIQPPERR from the coding sequence ATGGTCATGTCAAAATACACACAAGAACAAATTAAAAATTTGGTAGAGGGGAACTTGGATTGGAACACTGTCTTAAAAATGCTGAGCATGCCTAAAGATCATGAGAGGTTTCAAATGTATTTGAAGGTATTGCAAGATAAGGTGGATTTTGATGACAAAATCGTCTTACCCTTGGGGCCGCATTTGTTTGTGGTGCAAGATCCTCAAAAGAAATGGGTCATTAAGTGTTCATGCGGTCATGCATTCTGCGCTCCGGAAGAAAACTGGAAATTGCATGCAAACATCTATGTGCGTGATACAGCAGAAAAAATGGAAGAGGTGTATCCTAAACTCTTAGCCAGTGATACTCATTGGCAAGTGTATCGGGAGTATATTTGCCCGGATTGCGGCATCCTTTTAGATGTTGAAGCCCCAACTCCTTGGTATCCTGTGATCCATGATTTTGAGCCTGATATAGAGGTGTTTTATAAAGATTGGCTAGGCATACAGCCCCCAGAAAGACGCTAA
- a CDS encoding diacylglycerol kinase — protein MSDFKVPPKAKGFKRLFKALFYSKDGLKCAWAEESAFRQIVILALFCITLASYLAKDFLEWGLLIAPCFLSVVIELINSSIEKAVDFTSTEFHPLAKKAKDMASAAQLIGLIFWALIWGRYLLTLYFN, from the coding sequence ATGAGTGATTTCAAAGTCCCCCCCAAAGCTAAAGGGTTTAAACGCCTTTTTAAAGCCCTTTTTTATTCTAAAGACGGGCTTAAATGCGCATGGGCTGAAGAAAGCGCGTTCAGGCAAATTGTTATCTTGGCTCTTTTTTGCATCACTCTAGCGAGCTATTTAGCCAAAGATTTTTTAGAATGGGGGCTATTGATTGCACCTTGTTTTTTATCGGTGGTGATTGAACTCATCAATAGCTCTATTGAAAAGGCTGTGGATTTTACCAGCACAGAGTTCCACCCCTTAGCCAAAAAAGCTAAAGACATGGCCAGTGCAGCCCAACTGATAGGGCTTATTTTTTGGGCTTTGATTTGGGGGCGTTATCTTTTAACGCTTTATTTTAATTAA